The following is a genomic window from Brevibacterium limosum.
TCCGATCGGAATTCTGATGTTCTCCATCAGAGGCCACCCCTTTCGTTCGCAGCATCGGCTTGGGTCGTATCACCGGTTTCGGCGAGGACCTGATCGATGAGACCGGAATCGACGGGTTCCGGCCACTCCGGAGAAGCCTCTTCCTGGGGCGCCTCGTCGTTGCCGTTCTGATTGCCGAGGGCGGCCAGCAGAGTTGCGCGGGGGACCACGCCCACCAGCTGACCGTCTTCGTTGGTCACCGGCACTGGCAGGGGGGACTCCGAGGACGGCAGGAAGAGGTCGATGAGCAGATCGTCGGGGGAGGCCGTCTGGGCGGCAGGTTTGATGATGTCGTCCAGTGTCGTCCCACCCTTGCGGAGGTGGTCGATGCAGTCGCGGTCGTAGACCACGCCGAGGAACTTCCTGTGCCGGTCCATGACATAGATTGCGGAAGCATTGCTCTCGCGCATGCTGCGCAGGGCTACACGCGGACCGTTCTGGTTCGAGACGGTCTGCCGTGCCTTCTCCATGACGTTGTTGGCAGTCAGGACCCGCGCCCGATCGACGTCGTGGACGAACTGGGCGACGTAGTCATTGGCCGGGTCGGTGAGGATGTCCTCCGGGGTGCCGACCTGGACGATGCGTCCGTTGCGCATCACCGCGATCCGGTCGCCGAGGAACATCGCCTCATTGAGGTCGTGGGTGATGAAGATAATGGTCTTCTTCAGTTCCCGCTGCAGCTCGACGAGCTGTTCCTGCATCTCGCGGCGAATCAGCGGGTCGAGTGCGGAGAATGCTTCGTCCATGAGCAGGATGTCGGTCTCGGCCGCAAGCGCGCGTGCCAGGCCGACGCGCTGCTGCATGCCGCCGGAGAGCTGTTCGGGGAACTTGTCGCCCCAGCCTTCGAGACCGACGGCCCTGAGCCAGCGATCGGCAGCCTTGTCCCGCTCCGACTTCGCGACTCCGCGGATCTCCAGCGCATAGGCGGCATTGTCCCGGACCGTGCGGTGCGGGAGCAGTGCGAAGTGCTGGAACACCATCGAGATGTGTTCGCTGCGGACCTTGCGCAGGTCGGCCGAATCGATCTTCGCGATGTCGGTGCCCAGCACCTCGACGGATCCGGCCGTGGGCGCCCAGAGACCGTTGAGAGTGCGGATCAGGGTCGATTTGCCCGAACCCGACAGGCCCATGACGACGAAGATCTCGCCCTCTTGGACATCGAAGCTCGCGTCGATGACGGCGGCCGTACCGAGTTTCGTCAGATCATCACGGTCAGCGCCCTCTTCGAGTCGTTTGACGACTTCGTTCTCACGCTTTCCGAAAACTTTGTAGACGTGTGACGCTTTGACAACGCTCACGTGCTTCCTCCTTGCATTCTTGGCAGTCCGCAAGAACGAGAGGCTTCACCCCCGTTTGCACGGTTCGGTGCTCGCAGATCCGAATAGCTCACTTGCGCACGCGCCTCACCGCACACGGATATCTGATCCACCATTGTAGTTTTGTTCAGGGTTTTCGGTAGAGATCTTATCCGGATTATGCGGCGCGTCACCCTTGACTGGTGCTCTGACCTGGGCAAACAGATACTGGTGCGTTACTTGATTGTTATAATCATCGGTTGGGGCAGATAGATATGTCCTTAATGGATTTGTTACCGGATATGGGATTTTGATGCAGGAGGCGGCCCTGCTTTCAGAATTTCTGCAGAGATTCGGCGAGGAAGCGGATCACGGCAGGAGTGACCTCCTCGGCGAATTCTTCGAAGAATCCGTGCCGGCCCTCGGGCAGGATGAGCAGCTGTGATCCGGGGATGCGGTCGCGGAGGATGCGGGCGTTTCCGACCGGGTTCATCCGGTCCGCATCGCCGTGCATGATCAACGTCGGAGCGGTGATCTCCGGCAGCCGGTCCCACGCATCGTGGTTGGCGCTGACGCGCAGATGGGCGGATGACTCGACGGCCGTCATCGTGTCATCGCCGAGCATCTTGCTGTACTTCGCCGACACCGTCCACGCCGGGGTGTAGAAGAGGTCGAAGAGGTACTGGGTGTGCTCCTCGCCGCGCAGCCTCGCCAGTGCCTGGCCGACCTCGCGCGGACGCTTCACCGCATGCGGCCCGCCCGGAGACGTGCACGCGAGGACGATCGCGCTGACCCGCTCCGAGTGGTTGAGCGCCAGCATCTGCGTGATGCGCCCGCCCATGGACGTACCGTAGACCGCCGTCCGCTCCACGCCGAGGTGGTCGAGCACGTCCGCGGCATCGGCAGCGAAGCTCGAAGTCGACAGTTCGCCGAGCTCACCGCGGCTGCCGCCCGTTCCGCGATAGTCGAAAGTGATCGTGCGGAAGTCCGATTCGAAATCTCCGCGCAGATCGTCCCACCACTCGTGAGAATTCGCCTGGCCCTGCAGCAGGAGCAGTGCGGGAGCGTCATCCGGCCCGCTGACCTGGACTTCGAGGGGGAAGCCATCGCGTGCGCCGATCTTTCGCACCTGCATCGTCTCCACCCGTGTCCTCCTGCCCGCGCGCGCCGCGTCACCGCCTACGCTTGACCCATGAAACCATTGCCGTTCCTCAATCCTGCCGCAGGATCGCCCGCTGTGCGCAATCCCGGCCGACCGGCCGTCGTCGTGCCGACGCAGGCCGCCGCTGCCGAGGAGCTCACCGCCGAATGCGCCGCAGCCGCCGCGACCGAGATCGTCGACGCCATCGAATGGCGCATCGATCCGCTGCTCGCCGCCGCCCCCGGTTCCGTGCTCACCCGCATCGAGGCGGCCCTGCGTCTGCTTCCTCGTGCGCTCACAGCGGGCTTGCCGATCCTCCTGACCGTGCGCACCGGATTCGAAGGCGGGCACGTGGAGATCACGGAAGGCGACTACGCCGAGGCGGTGCGGGCGCTGATCGGCGGAGCCGGCGCATCGGGCGCTCCTGTCGCCGTCGACCTCGAGATCGACCGGGCGGAATCGCGCTCCCTCATCGCCTCGGCGCAGGAAGCCGGCGTTCCCGTCGTCGCCTCACACCACAATTTCGAAGCCACGGACTCCGCCGAACGCCTGCTCGCGACGTTCGCTGCGATGATTGAGGCCGGCGCGGATGTGGCCAAGGTGGCGATGATGCCGCAGACGCCTGCCGACGTTCTGCGTCTCCTGGAGGCGACTGCCACCGCGGATGCCTCGTCGCCGGTTTCCGTGCTCGGGATCTCGATGGGGCCATTGGGCCGGACGAGCCGGATCATGGGCGCCGACTTCGGCAGCTGCGCCACCTTCGCTCAGATCGGTCAGGGGTCGGCACCGGGGCAGATCGACGCCGTCGTCCTCGCCGAGATCCTCGATCGCGTCACCGGCTGAATCGCAGCCCGGGTGTTGGTGTGCATGAGCGGCTTCAAAGTTCATAGGTGGTGATCTTGATCAGTGCGTATGAATTTCGAACCCGCGAGTACTGACAGGCCGGGACCATACACGCTTTTTGGCCTATAGCCCGACCCGGATCCTCACCTCACGAGCCTGGCCGCGCAGAGGGAGGAGACAGAAGAATCGGCACGCCAAGCCAGTGCTTCGCGTGCCGATTCTTCTGCTGCAAGGTCAGCAGAGGATCAGTCGGTGGTCTCTTCGATCTGCTTGCGGAACTTCTTCGGCAGGGCTTCCTCGCCGAAGTTGTTGCGCACGGTGTTCGCGGCGATGCGCTGCACGACGAGCTGAGCCACGGCCACGCCGACACCGGAGACGATCGTCCAGGCCAGGGCCTCGGACATCGAGATCTCGTCATCGACGGGGTTCGACGGCGCCGGACGCTTCGTCGACTTCTCCCACGCGAAGGTCAGGGTCTTGCGAGCGACGAATGCGGCTGCGATGGGCGCTCCCACGCCGATGATCTGCCAAGCGAGCTTTCCCATGCTCGTGTCCTTTCCTCGAACCTCGGGTCCCACGACCCTCAAGCGCCGCGGGAACGTACTCCGTCGAAGACAACACTAACGCAGGACGATGCGCGCAAGGTCACCCGCGGTTGAACGAGTCGAAGAAAGTTCGCTCATTTCATACTTTTGGGGGATGTGCCGGGCAGATCGGCGGGGATAGCGTGAGAGCACGCTTCGGTCGGGCAAGGGAAGGTCCGAGTCGAAACGTGAAGAGAAAGGCACACGATGCTGAGGAAGTGGAAGACGCGGGTCGTCACCGGACTGTTCGTCTGTGGCGCTCTCGGATTCCTGCTTGCGCTGCTGCCGGGACTCTCCGGCGTCTTCTGGCCGGTGTGGCTGATCAGCTGCGCCGCCTGCATCCTCGGACTCGTTCTCGCCTTCACTCTCCCCTCGGCGAGACCCGCCGACGCTCTGCCCCGAGCCTGAGCGCTCGGGGCAGCGCATCCCCGCAGATCGGCTGCGGGCACATGAGCCGGTACGGACAGAGCCGCCGGGAGGTCACCGACCGCGGACGATCTCCTGGAACCGCTCGGTCAGCCTCTGATCAACAGATATCGCGTTCCCGTCGAGTTCGCGCAATGCAACCGCGGTGCGCATCGACGAGACGAACCAGGCCCCATCCGCATCCTTGACGTCTTGGAGGCGAAGATCGGCATATTCGGCCTGCAGCCCCAAAACCTCGGCATGATCGAAGATCAGGCGCTGCGTCGTTCCCGACAGCAGACCCGCGTCCGGATTCGGGGTGAGGAGGCGGTCGCCTCGGCGGATGAGGAGATTCGCGGTCGGGCCCTCGAGGACGATGCCGTCGTGGGAGACGAACAGCGCCTCATCGGCGTCGTTCGCCGCGGCATAGCGGCCGGCTGCCTGATTGACCGCATACGACAGAGTCTTCGCACCGATGAGCAGCCATGGCGCCTTGCTGCCTATATAGGCTTCGAAGCCGCGGTCGAGGCTGACGGCGGTGACCCCCTGCTCGCGGGCGCTGCGGATGTGATCATCCACGGTCACGGGGAAGGCCCACCCGCGGGGACGGAACTCACCGTCGGCACCCTGCTCCCCGCGGGAGAGGGCGTAGCGGATCCCGAACTCGACGATTCCGGGATCGGCGGCGGCCACCTCGGCGATGAGGGAATCGATGACCCGATCCCACAGCCCCTGGTCGGGGTCGGGCAGATCCAGCGCCGAGG
Proteins encoded in this region:
- a CDS encoding aminotransferase class IV, with protein sequence MTDLLILVDPTAATFELTDLTAAQLPVTDLSAHRGDGIFETVLVSMGAHGATVVSRQRHFTRFRASASALDLPDPDQGLWDRVIDSLIAEVAAADPGIVEFGIRYALSRGEQGADGEFRPRGWAFPVTVDDHIRSAREQGVTAVSLDRGFEAYIGSKAPWLLIGAKTLSYAVNQAAGRYAAANDADEALFVSHDGIVLEGPTANLLIRRGDRLLTPNPDAGLLSGTTQRLIFDHAEVLGLQAEYADLRLQDVKDADGAWFVSSMRTAVALRELDGNAISVDQRLTERFQEIVRGR
- the aroD gene encoding type I 3-dehydroquinate dehydratase translates to MKPLPFLNPAAGSPAVRNPGRPAVVVPTQAAAAEELTAECAAAAATEIVDAIEWRIDPLLAAAPGSVLTRIEAALRLLPRALTAGLPILLTVRTGFEGGHVEITEGDYAEAVRALIGGAGASGAPVAVDLEIDRAESRSLIASAQEAGVPVVASHHNFEATDSAERLLATFAAMIEAGADVAKVAMMPQTPADVLRLLEATATADASSPVSVLGISMGPLGRTSRIMGADFGSCATFAQIGQGSAPGQIDAVVLAEILDRVTG
- a CDS encoding DUF4235 domain-containing protein; this encodes MGKLAWQIIGVGAPIAAAFVARKTLTFAWEKSTKRPAPSNPVDDEISMSEALAWTIVSGVGVAVAQLVVQRIAANTVRNNFGEEALPKKFRKQIEETTD
- a CDS encoding alpha/beta fold hydrolase yields the protein MQVRKIGARDGFPLEVQVSGPDDAPALLLLQGQANSHEWWDDLRGDFESDFRTITFDYRGTGGSRGELGELSTSSFAADAADVLDHLGVERTAVYGTSMGGRITQMLALNHSERVSAIVLACTSPGGPHAVKRPREVGQALARLRGEEHTQYLFDLFYTPAWTVSAKYSKMLGDDTMTAVESSAHLRVSANHDAWDRLPEITAPTLIMHGDADRMNPVGNARILRDRIPGSQLLILPEGRHGFFEEFAEEVTPAVIRFLAESLQKF
- a CDS encoding quaternary amine ABC transporter ATP-binding protein, yielding MSVVKASHVYKVFGKRENEVVKRLEEGADRDDLTKLGTAAVIDASFDVQEGEIFVVMGLSGSGKSTLIRTLNGLWAPTAGSVEVLGTDIAKIDSADLRKVRSEHISMVFQHFALLPHRTVRDNAAYALEIRGVAKSERDKAADRWLRAVGLEGWGDKFPEQLSGGMQQRVGLARALAAETDILLMDEAFSALDPLIRREMQEQLVELQRELKKTIIFITHDLNEAMFLGDRIAVMRNGRIVQVGTPEDILTDPANDYVAQFVHDVDRARVLTANNVMEKARQTVSNQNGPRVALRSMRESNASAIYVMDRHRKFLGVVYDRDCIDHLRKGGTTLDDIIKPAAQTASPDDLLIDLFLPSSESPLPVPVTNEDGQLVGVVPRATLLAALGNQNGNDEAPQEEASPEWPEPVDSGLIDQVLAETGDTTQADAANERGGL